GATCAGTCCCCTGAACCGGGCTCGGGGACTCCCACACCCCGATCCGATCGCAAGGGACTGACCCCGGCCGCCCGCGCGAACATTCGACCGGCCGGCGTTACGTTTTGGGTGGCGGCGGCGGGATCGTTTTCGCATCCGGGCCCGAGCCGGGTTGCATCTTCGTCGGTTGAAGCACCGGGGCCACGGATGTCGGGGCACTGCTGGACGAACCCCCACAGCCGACCGCACTTCCCACGCCCGCGGCGAGGATCGCGAGTAAACCAAGGCGAATCACGAACTGATGCATCATCTCTCCTCAAGAACACGAATCGGGTCGCGGGCGAATGGCTCCCTGTCCCGGCGGGGACTTTCGGTTAGTTGAGCTGCGACCAGTCGATGACCTGGCCGTCGGCCATCCCGGCCGCCTGCTGGAACGCCCACCACTGGCTTGAGTAAAACCCGGCGTTCGAGCTGCCGAGGCTGCGGATCGGGCGGACCGACCCGTCGCAGAAGGTGAATTGGACGACCCCGGTGTGCTTACTCCCGAACGTCGCCCAAGTGGGCGGGACTTCGAGGTCGAAGCCCGAGATCATGTACCCGGGGCTCATGTACGGGTACGTGTAGTCGCGGGGGCCGCCGATCCCGCCGTTGCCGCCGAGGGTCTCGGCGTACCCGATCGTGTTCGAGCTGCCGTCGGTGATGTCCGTGATGCGGGTCATGGAACCCCGGTAGAACGGGCCGCCGTAGGCACCGAAGTTGGGATCAGTCGAGTGGCCGAAGGCCCCGCCGTTGGCGATGTAGTTGGTCCGCCCGCAGGTGTTTCCGCCGCCGCCGAAGACGTACCCGATCCCGAGTCCGCCGGCCGTGTTGATGTTGTAGTTCAGGATCACCCCACCCGTTTCGCCGCCCGCGGCGACGTTGTCCGACGGGCACTGAAAGATCGAAATCTGCTGCTGGGCGGCGACGTTGTTCGTGGAGTCACCCCACCAGTTTTGTTGACCGGTCAGGACGGCCTGCGTGACCTGGCTGTAAGCGGCCGTTTGCTCGATGTACGGGAGGAGGAACGGCAGCGGGCCGACCCCGAGGAGGACGGATGAGTTCGCCGGGGCGACTTCACCCGGCGGGAAGTAACCCATCGTGCCGTGGTAGTTGTGGAGGCCGATACCGATCTGCTTCATGTTGTTTTGGCACTTGGCCCGGGCAGCCGCCTCGCGGACTTTCTGCACGGCCGGCAGCAGCAGGCCGATCAGGATGGCAATAATCGCGATCACCACCAACAGTTCGATCAGGGTGAACCCCGGGCGTGCCCGCCCTGGTTCGCGCGCGTCACGATAAAACATGCTGTCTCCTTCGACCCAAAGAGTGCGGCAATGCCTTTTCGTTCCCGGGATGCCCAACAGCACAGAATAAAAGCCAGGGAACGTGCGGGATGACCCGCGTCCAAAAGCGTTTCAAAAGAGCCGGGGCGAAAGTGAAGACGGCAAATCCACGGCCACTCATCAGATCACCGGGAGAGATTGATCGATCAGATGAGGCCAATTGATAAACAGAGTATAAGTCCGAGTCTCATTTGATTCCAGAGGAATAACAAAAAAATGACTCGGTATAGAATTCCTTCTTGACCAGAACGAAAAGGGTAGGCAAATGTCTCTCGATATTAGCGGGTTCCTTGTGACCAGGCTGCCTGTCAGAAGGAACACGGGAGTTGTTGGGGCCGGGCAGTGTTTTTCCCTTCTCTCGATTCGTGGTGTGTCGGTTCTCTCGCGTTAAAGCTCTGATTTTGCGGTGGTTGCACCGGCTTTCTCGGGGTCGCGCCCGAGCCGCGGGTTCGGCCCCAGGTGTTCCCGGCACCCCGTCGAGAATGACTCGCTTCGACCGGGTCGCGCGGCCCATCTCGGTCTCGTGAAAAACAATCGTGGCGTGATTGCCACCGTCCGTCTCACGGCTTTTTTTACCGGGAAATTGTTGACAAAGCGATTTCGAGACGACTTGACTTCTGATCAATCAGAGGTATAAAAAATCATCCCTTACCACTTCGGCGTCAACTCGGCCCAACGACCATGCAAAACACGACAGCCAAGATTCATCCCGATGTCGCACGACTGATCGAGTACATCTCCAGTCGCAAATTGGCGGTCGGTGAGCGACTGCCGCCGATCAAGGAATTGGCGAAGGAGTTCGGCGTCCAACCCCACGCCGTCCGGGACTCCGTCCTCCAGGCCCAAACGATGGGCCTGCTGCACGTCCGCCCGCGGTCCGGGGTCTACGTCCGGTCGGTGAATTTCACGTCTCTGGTCGGCGCGTTTTCGCGGATGCTCCCGGTGGAGCTGGTCGAGAGGGATGCCAGCCTGCTCGACGTTCTGGAGGCCCGCCGGTTGATCGAGTCGGAACTGGCCGGGGTGGCCGCGGCCCGCCGCCGGTTGACCGACCTCGTCCCCGTCCGGGACGCGCTCCAGCAGATGTACACCGACGTCGCCGACTACGAGCGGTACGTTCAGTGCAACGAGGATTTCCACCTGCGGATCGCCGGGATCGCCGGCAACCAGGTGCTGCTGATCGTGCTCCGCCAGCTGACCAGCCTGATGCGGGGCGTGCTGCTCGAGCACCGACCGGCGAACTGGCAGGACGTGCGGAGCGCGAAGCGGGAGATCGACGTCCGGGAGCACGAGGCGATTTACAACGCCCTCCTGGCCGGCGACGCGCCCGCGGCCCGGGCCGCCATGCAGACCCACCTCCGCGACACGACCGAAAGTCTAGTACCCAAGTACGTCGAGTGCGGGGCGTCCGCGGTCGCCGGCTCGCCGTCGAATCTCCCCCAACCCGTTGCCCCGCAATCGAATAACCCGCAACCTGCCGCGTGACGGCCTCGTCCTGTGGGTGAAACCGCTCTTTACCAGAAAGGTCAGCATGCGAAGCGCCAGGACGTGGTTCGTCGGCGGGCTCGCGGTCGCCCTCGCGGTCAGCTCCCTTTGTTCGGCGGCCCGCGCGGAGGACGCCCCGAAAAAGGCGATCGCCCCGGCGGCGAAGAAGGCCGCGCCGCCCGCCCTGGCGGTGACCATCGAGGGCCCGGTCGACCCGGCACTGGCCCCGGTCGCCGGCGACCTGATCAAACTGTTTTACGAGTGTTACCCGAAGCTCTTGACCCGCTTCGACCACCCGGACCGTCCGGCCCCCCGGCGGATTCGCATCGTGTTCGACGCGAAACTCGACATCCCGGCCTACTGCGCCGGCGATACGGTGACGGTCAGCGGCAAGTGGCTCCGGGAACACCCGGCCGACGTCGGTTTATTGACCCACGAACTGACCCACGCGGTGCAGGCTTACCCGTCGCCCAACCCGGGATGGCTGACCGAGGGGATCGCGGACTACGCCCGGAACCTGTACGGCCCGAAAGAGCCAGCGAACGGCTGGCGACTGCCGCGGCTCCGCGGGGAGAAAGGGTACACGGCCGGGTACGGGGCGACGGCCAAGTTCCTGACGTGGGTGGAAGGCAAACACCCAGGGGCGGTCGACAAGCTGCACCGGGCGATGCAAGACGGGAAGTACGACCCCGCGATCTGGAAAGAAGTCACCGGCCAGGACATCGACACCCTCTGGGGCGAGTGCCTCCGCGACCAGCCCGAAAAAGCGGCACCCAAATCCCGCTGACCGCGTGTCTCGATTCGGTTCCCCATTTCCAGAAATGGGTTGATGTAGGGCACGCGGCCGCGTGCCCTACATCGTTTCACCACCAATTTCTGTGTCGGCGTGGGAGCCGATCGGCGAGCAACTGCCACCACCATTGGTTGCCAAAACCCCGGGTAGCTGGGCGGTTGAGCAGAAACTTGCCCACTGTTGAGTTGGGTACCGCTCAAAACGGCCTGCCTGGACACGGGTAGGTCAATTCTTTCCATTCGCATCTCCGGCCCTTCCTTAGCCCGAGTACGAGTCCGTACCAACCGCTCTCACGCTTTTACTGCTATTGCCCCAAAAATGGAGGCTAACCGCGGGGCGGATGAGCCATTACGCGGCGTCATTCTCGGGTTTATGGCCGCACACAAGAGACTGCTCAGCAACGGGATACGATCAAAAATGCGAGATGACCCCCGCGCTGCCACTCTTGCGTCTGGGGTTTCAACCGCCACGTCATGAGCTGCTTCTCAAGTCAGCCGTCGACACGCGGAGAAGGCGGATCAAGACGAGTTGTTGGCGTGACAACCGATCATGCAACTTAGTTGTGTTTCACAGTTAGCCGCGTTCGGAAAATGAGATAAGCCCACAGCGGAATCGATCGGTTTCCGAGGCGAGACCGCGTGGTATGTGTACACCTCAATATCTTCGCCAAACCCAGTATCGATCCCCGGTTTATGCCGGGCAAAAACACCTTGGCCCCGCTCCGTCACGGTCCACCGGCTTCGTTCATGTTTGGGAAGTGAGATGTTCAAAATTGGCCATGCAGGCATTTCTGTCATGTCGATAATATTTCACTGGCAACTTATTAATGATAAGAAATTCGTTCGTTGTTAATTTTTGTGAACTCTCGGCAACACGATCATCTTTTTAGCTCGAATTCCTGCTGAGAATGAAGAGTGATCGTTTTTGATTAATACGCACTCATCCTGCAGATTGAATATTTGCGCGCAAACTAAAAATTAATTTCAATTCTCGTGCCGCTCGTGACATCAGCCTTTATTTTGCCATGAAATCGCATCTGACGTCTCAAATCGTTATTTTGAAAAACTTTGCGGAAGAATAAAAATTCAATTATTAATCCCTGTGTGTATGAAATTTGAGAGCGTTTTTATTGTGCTGCGCAATAAAACTCGCAGCGTAGAGCAGAATCGTTCTTGACACAAGCAGCTGACATCCCGATATTCACAAAAAGAAATGTCTGCCACAGGAATTTTCTTCTGCCCACTCGATTTGATGGAGCCCACATGACGACCCGTTTCCGTCTGACGTTCAACGAAATGGAACTTCGAGCCAATCCGTCCGGACCCCAGCCGACCGACCCGGTCGCCCCGACGGACCCGACCGAACCGGATCCGCCGCCTGTTGTGACCACGAGCCCCGCGCCAGCCCCGACCGATTCGACTGACGTGCCCGACGTGACTTCGGTTGCGTCTGCCACTTGGTATTACTAATAATTTCGTGCCTCAGACGAAGTTGTTTTGAAAGTTCATAACACCCCCGCTTATGCGGGGGTGTTATCTTTTACGCTCGGGCAGGATCATAAGTTTGGGGGTCCGGCCGGTCCGCCCGTCTTTCTCCACCGGGGTTCGTGTGTGGACGAACGGGACGCCTTGCTCCGGGTCGTGGTCGCGGCCCCGGACGACGATCTGCCGCGGCTCGTCCTGGCCGATTATCTGGAAGAACGAGGCGAAGAAGGCTACGCGGCGTTCATTCGCACGCAGGTCGAACTCGCCCGGGCGGCCGAGTGGGAACCGCCTGCCGTCGATTGTCGCCACCACCGCCGCGACGCACTGGCCCGCGGGACGCCCTGGCGGGGCTACCTTCCCCCGGTCGACGGCGCCCGGCTGGAGTGGCACCCGGACGACGGGTTCCGCCGCGGATTCGGCTGGGGCCTGGTCGTCCGCGACATGGCCGCGTTCGCGTCCCACGCCGACCGGCTGTTCGCCGCCGCCCCGGTCGCCGCCTTGTACCTGCCGACGGCGACGCTCGACGACTGGCGGTGGTTCGCCGCCCAGCCGTGGCTCCCCCGCGTCAAGCGGATTCACTTCTACGGCCTCTCCACCCCGATCGAGCCGGTCCGCGAACTGAGCGCATCTCCCTTGGCGACCGGGGTCGAGGATATGATGTTCGGGAAGGCGAGCAGCCCGGCGATGCCGGAGATTCTGGCCGGTCTGTTCCGGTCCCCGATCGGCGGGCGGCTCCGCCGGATCGCCCTCCACGTCGCATCGGACGACCTGGACGAGTTGATCGACACGCTCGCCGAACTTCCGCCCGGAGCCCCGCTGGAACGGCTCGAACTGGTCACGGTCAGCCTGACGCCCGACCTCGCCCGGCGGCTGGCCGAACTGCCGGTGGTCCGCACGCTGGCCGAACTCGACGTCCGCAACTGCTGGCTGGCGACCGCCGGGGTGCGGGCGCTCGCCCGGGCCCTCGGGGCGGACCGCCCGGCGAATTCTCCCGCGACGGTCCTGCGGCTGAGCCACGCGCACGCGGCTAGTGATGGCGTGATCGCGCTCGCCCGGAGCGAGAATCTGGCCGGCTTACGGGCACTCGACTTGAGTGGGAACAGGCTGACCGGCCGGGCGCTGCGGGTCTTGTGCCGAGCGGACGCGCCGGCCGGCTTGCGGGCGTTGTCCGTGGCCACCAACCCGCTCGGGGACGAGGCCGTCGCTGCCGTCATTGCCGCGCGGTTCTGGCCGACCCTGGTCGAACTCGACCTGCGGCGGACGCGAATGACCGACACCGGGGCCGCGCGCCTGCTAGCGGCCCCGGTCCCGGCCGGCTTGACGGCCTTGTTGTTGGACGGAAATCCCGTCAGCCCGGAGATGTGTGCCGCGCTCCGCGGCCACTTCGGGGACCGCGTGAGCGTGGGTGCGACGGGCGCGGGGAACGGGCTCGATTGACGGCCGGGCTCAGTCGAGCGCGATGTCGATGACTTGACTGCCCTGGGTGACGTCGAAACTCAACTTCGATTCTTTATCGCCATACTTTCCCACGGCCACCGCCGTTTCTGGGGGGAGTTTCAATTTGCCGGCCCGGAAGTCCATGTCTTCTTGGGGGTTGTGGGAGCGGAATTGGAAATAAACCCTGTGCTTGCCGCCGATGGCGCCTTCGTTGTCCCGGTCGAACCGTAACTTGTATGCGCCGGATTCGTCCGTTGCTCCGGTACTTTCGTGTCCATCTCCCGGGACGAAGTGAACGATAACATTGGGCACGGGTTTGCCTTTGTATGTGACTTTTCCCGAAACCCGGTGGAGTTTTAATCCGCTGTCGCATCCGCCGGCCGTCAGGATGACCCCGGTAACGAAAGCGACAGCCCATTCGCGCAGCGATATTTTCGGCATGCGTGAGTCCTCTCGATTGCGGACCGGGAAACCGGCGGGCCGATACCGATTCCCGGCGACCAACCGACGGGCTCGACTTCGGCAAGAGATGCGGCCCGCCGGTGGCGTGGTACAACGCGCTGGGACGGTTGATTGTCAGTTGAAGAACAACTGGAAAGTTCGCTGATTTAGTAGTTACCCAGAACCTCGCCACCGGCGCGCGTGAACAATGAGTTGTGGGTTACCGGATTAATGCTGTTCGAGATGAACTGGGCGTGCCCGTCTGCCATGGTCACCATCACCCCGCCAGTGTGGTAGCCTTCCGTAGCGCGGTTGTTAAACGAGTCGACGTTGGGTGTGTATTGTGCCGCAGCCTGACCGCTTGCGTTCGTGGCGGGTTGCGACACGACGTACCCCTGGGACGGGTGGTGGACCCAGAAGAAGTGATTCGAGCCGTAGCCGTCGACCAACCAGCTGTGGTCCGGATAGTTGCTCTTTTCGAGGAGCATGTATGTGTTGCTCGTGCCGTCCGTGATGTCGGTCATTTTGATTTTTGCGTTGACAAAGGACAGCCCGTCGTTGCTGCTCTGAGTGCGCTCGGGGCAGCAAACGTTGTTCGTTCCACCATTGACCGCGTAGTCTTTGTGCGTTGTGGCCGACGGGTCCGAGGACCCACGACGGGAGGACGGGCACACGAACAGTTTGGGCATGTTCAAGGCGGCAGGCTTGTTCACCGTGCTGCCGGCTGGCCCCCGGTTGGACGGGGTACTGTTGGAACTCGATTCCCAAATCGAGTCCGCGTACGCGGGAACCGTGAAGTTGATCGAGTTGAACAGGTTCGTTTGCTCGACGAACGGCAGGATGACGGCCGCCCAGCTGAAGTGTCCCCACGGCAGGCTACTACCATAAGACGGGTCGGCAAACGCGGCCGGGAAAGAACCATCAGGGTTCATCGGTCCGCTGCTCCCCGGGGGGAGATAGCCGTAGACATCGTGGTAGCCGTGGAAGGCCAGGGACATTTGCTTGAGATTGTTCGTACACTGCGTCCGGGCAGCGGCCTCGCGGACTTTTTGGACCGCGGGCAAGAGGAGCCCGATCAGGATCGCGATAATCGCGATCACCACCAACAATTCGATGAGTGTGAACCCGGCCCGACGACCGGTCCCGCGCAGTGTGGAGAACATGGGTCACCCTGAGAAAGAAAAGCAATCACGAATTCGAACGTACACGGTGCGAAGTCGAAAGAATAACGAGTGAGTCTGACTGTACCACGGCCGAATCGCACCGGCGAGAGTAAGACGTTGAAATTGATCAGGATTTTTTCACTTTCTGGAACTTTTTCGTTCTCGTCATCGCTATATCGGCAACTCTTGACCCGTGGGCTATCAACAAACGAGTAAAAAGCCGCTCTGAGACGGCGGTTTCTGTCGGCGGAAGGAGGATGGATTTCGGGAGGAAAGTCTCTTCAGTGCTCGATTTGGAACCAATCCGGTGACGTGGCCTCGTACTTCGAGTAGGTGTCGTCCTCATCGATCGGGAGGAAGTCGACGCCCTGGCCCCCGAGTTCGCGAGTGAGCGCGGCGGTGCCGTCGACTTCCACCATATACTGCCGTGACACGACGCCCCCGGCGGTCTCGAACGCGGTCGCCTCGGCGTACACCTTTTCGTAATCGTCCGGGTGGGCGCGGAGCATGTGCGTCCAGAACGAGGCCAGCCGCGCCTTGAACGCGGCCTCGGATTCGCGCGGCTTACTTTGCAGCGTTACGCACACGTATTCGGTCATCGCGGCGGTTCTCGGTCGGTTTCGTTCACGAGCGGCTGATACCTGGGATTGGTTTACGGACAGGGGCCGCGGGTAGAAGGCAGACGTGCGGCCCCAGCATCCGGATTGACGCAATCGTTAACCGTTAAGGCACACGGTTTGACGAGCAAGTATGGGTCGGGTAGTCTGGCCAACCGACCGGCCGGTCGGAGCAACCCGACACGTTGTGAACGTCGCGGGCTTTGCGACCTTGTTTC
The Fimbriiglobus ruber genome window above contains:
- a CDS encoding basic secretory protein-like protein — translated: MRSARTWFVGGLAVALAVSSLCSAARAEDAPKKAIAPAAKKAAPPALAVTIEGPVDPALAPVAGDLIKLFYECYPKLLTRFDHPDRPAPRRIRIVFDAKLDIPAYCAGDTVTVSGKWLREHPADVGLLTHELTHAVQAYPSPNPGWLTEGIADYARNLYGPKEPANGWRLPRLRGEKGYTAGYGATAKFLTWVEGKHPGAVDKLHRAMQDGKYDPAIWKEVTGQDIDTLWGECLRDQPEKAAPKSR
- a CDS encoding TIGR02996 domain-containing protein, with the protein product MDERDALLRVVVAAPDDDLPRLVLADYLEERGEEGYAAFIRTQVELARAAEWEPPAVDCRHHRRDALARGTPWRGYLPPVDGARLEWHPDDGFRRGFGWGLVVRDMAAFASHADRLFAAAPVAALYLPTATLDDWRWFAAQPWLPRVKRIHFYGLSTPIEPVRELSASPLATGVEDMMFGKASSPAMPEILAGLFRSPIGGRLRRIALHVASDDLDELIDTLAELPPGAPLERLELVTVSLTPDLARRLAELPVVRTLAELDVRNCWLATAGVRALARALGADRPANSPATVLRLSHAHAASDGVIALARSENLAGLRALDLSGNRLTGRALRVLCRADAPAGLRALSVATNPLGDEAVAAVIAARFWPTLVELDLRRTRMTDTGAARLLAAPVPAGLTALLLDGNPVSPEMCAALRGHFGDRVSVGATGAGNGLD
- a CDS encoding FadR/GntR family transcriptional regulator produces the protein MQNTTAKIHPDVARLIEYISSRKLAVGERLPPIKELAKEFGVQPHAVRDSVLQAQTMGLLHVRPRSGVYVRSVNFTSLVGAFSRMLPVELVERDASLLDVLEARRLIESELAGVAAARRRLTDLVPVRDALQQMYTDVADYERYVQCNEDFHLRIAGIAGNQVLLIVLRQLTSLMRGVLLEHRPANWQDVRSAKREIDVREHEAIYNALLAGDAPAARAAMQTHLRDTTESLVPKYVECGASAVAGSPSNLPQPVAPQSNNPQPAA
- a CDS encoding DUF1559 domain-containing protein; the protein is MFSTLRGTGRRAGFTLIELLVVIAIIAILIGLLLPAVQKVREAAARTQCTNNLKQMSLAFHGYHDVYGYLPPGSSGPMNPDGSFPAAFADPSYGSSLPWGHFSWAAVILPFVEQTNLFNSINFTVPAYADSIWESSSNSTPSNRGPAGSTVNKPAALNMPKLFVCPSSRRGSSDPSATTHKDYAVNGGTNNVCCPERTQSSNDGLSFVNAKIKMTDITDGTSNTYMLLEKSNYPDHSWLVDGYGSNHFFWVHHPSQGYVVSQPATNASGQAAAQYTPNVDSFNNRATEGYHTGGVMVTMADGHAQFISNSINPVTHNSLFTRAGGEVLGNY
- a CDS encoding DUF1559 domain-containing protein, with protein sequence MFYRDAREPGRARPGFTLIELLVVIAIIAILIGLLLPAVQKVREAAARAKCQNNMKQIGIGLHNYHGTMGYFPPGEVAPANSSVLLGVGPLPFLLPYIEQTAAYSQVTQAVLTGQQNWWGDSTNNVAAQQQISIFQCPSDNVAAGGETGGVILNYNINTAGGLGIGYVFGGGGNTCGRTNYIANGGAFGHSTDPNFGAYGGPFYRGSMTRITDITDGSSNTIGYAETLGGNGGIGGPRDYTYPYMSPGYMISGFDLEVPPTWATFGSKHTGVVQFTFCDGSVRPIRSLGSSNAGFYSSQWWAFQQAAGMADGQVIDWSQLN